CAAATGGGTCCCTGTTTTTGCTTACGCGACGTAACGGTTTGGGTTTAAAGCAAAAAAAGTCCCGTATTTTTCTTCCTCCATGCAGCCCAGACCCTTCCCACGGGCTGATCCCAATACTTCCTCCACACCCGACTAGCATGCCCGCCGCCGCTCCCTCcacgggccgccgccgcccctccctccGCAGGATGTAGGCCGCCGCCGCTCCCTACGCAGGACGCAGGCCACCGCCGCTACctccacggccgccgccgccgctccctccGCAGGATGCAGGCCGCCGCCACTCCCTCCGCAGGATGCAGGCCGCCGCTCGCCCGACACCGTATCCGGTCAAATCGGCCTCCAACGTCCCCGCCCGGCACCGGATCCGGCGGGAATGCCTCGGCCAGATCGGCGTGGTGAGCGCGTGGGGCGACAGCGTCCACATCCCCGCCGGTCATGGGGTGGCGGAGGCCGCGACGACCATCTCTAACCCTCATGGACGTCCGTCCTGTTCTGTTTCCATACCCCGATAGCCACCCTCTCGGCGGTGACGAGGGTCCTGTTTTGCTCGCGTCAGCCATGGGCGCTGTGCTGCCGATTTTGTGCACACGGGGCCTAATTACGTTTTCGGTTTTTATTAAGGGGTGTCCATATAAAATTGTTGGGACTAGTTTGTAAATATAGATAAAAACCAATTTGGCATGAAAAGTTATGCCACGCAAGTAAAAACAGGGACCCATCTGTCATAAACGCGCTCAAGCGACTCTAATCCGCCGATCAGTGGTTTTTACAAAAAGATTACTGAAGACATGGTGTTTTCTGCCAAAAAATGTATTGTAGTGGTTTTCGCAAACCTAACCTTCAAACTAGTGATTTTCTGCAATTTACTCGTTCCAAACAGCCCCAAACTTTATTTGAATCGAAAATGCTAGACCTAGGTGTAGCATTAGTGCATTACTCTATTTGATTTGAATTCAGGGGATATACCTTCGTTAAAAagaataagacaagctactcgaGGAGTATGTGAGGCTGGACACCGGCGCACTTTCCCCCTCGCCGCTCGGGGCTGGCTGAGACGCCACCGTCGCCTTCCCTTGGTCGTCGCCGAACCGTTTTGCCACATCGTCCAGGAACTCGGTCAGCACCGGATCTTGGATCGGTGACTCCTGCACGCAGCATACCACCTCGACGCCCACCTTGTCCCAGCAACCGCGGCGCGGCCCCTCCGTCCATCTCACCGTGAAACGGCACGCGCACCGCTCCTCGCGGTCCACGGTGCGGTGAGGTGCCTTCTCTACCTGCATATTTGGTCGACGCCAATTATTACAACATACGTACAGTACATGTGTGTGACGAACGCACTGAGTAGAGCGCGATGCGGAGGACGTACGGCCTCGAGGACGGCGTCGTAGTATTTGATCTCGCCGCCGTGCATATCGCAGGCGAGGCAGAGCTGGTCGCCCGGGCGGAGATGGCCACAGCGGGCGTCGTCGAGGGCGGGGCACGACCGGCGGAACCTCGCGCGCAGCGCGTCCACGGCGCGCGGGGAGGCCAGCTCGGGCGCGTCCGGATGGTACCACTCGTCCGCGTCCTCAAGGAAATCCTCGAACATGACGCGCAGCGAGCCGTCCTGCACCACCAAGCGCGCGCCGTACCAAGCCTCGTCGGACCGTGCGCGGTACTCCatgcggggcggcgggcggcgcggcggcgccggcacCACGGGGGCCTTCGGCTTTCGCGGCGTCCGCTTTCGTGACTTCGGCATTTCCGCGGCACTGTGGGAGTGGCGGCGCTGGGGATTTGGGCACTGGAGAGGGGCGGGGGGTTGTCCGATGTTTTATCGTCCAAATCTTAATCTTTTAGTTTTTTTTAGGCTTTTAACATTAGGAGTCACTAGACATCAGACTTCTGAAAAAAAAGCATCCATCAGACTAGTGGCTATTCCATTCGTTGATTGATTGCTTCCTTGTACACATTAATACAATATTAACTGCTTGCTGATTCTGTTTACCATTTTCTAGGGAACTAATTTCGCATTTAAGGAACGTAATAAAACTCTAGGGAAATGGGATTCCTTAAGCATTACATTGTTTCCAAAATTATCAATTTTGCTTTCATATGAAGAAATTTGTGTTACTGATTGCTGCAAAAATCTAATCCTGTGCAACTTTTTTTTGCTTCCTACAAGGAAAATTTTGCTTGTGATGGAGACTGCTTCATAGACGAACGAACATTGCTTCCATCTAGTATTTTGCTTCGAAACTAGTAAAGATGCTCCGAACAAACAGGGAATTGTTTGTAGGAGTATTATATTGCTTCCAAGTGACGAATGCATATTTTTACCACATTGCTTCAAAAATATAATAGGGTTAGCTTCTAACGAACAATCCAACAGAGAATAGAACCAAAAATGCCAAACGGAGACCGAGCTCCATGAAGGCCTTTATTTGAAAacttcaaaattcaaacttttcagtttcaaaaaattctgaaaataaatacacatatacatatatacataatgTACATGTGTGCAGATTTTTAGGTCGAAATACATTAAAACGTGACCTACACAAAAAGACAAATCTGGGGCTCTTTAGCATATGTACTGTTCATCTTTAAAGTCCATGATTTTGTTTTTTTGTGCAGCTCACAATTCAAGGTATTTCATCCTGAAATTTTTCACCCATGCATTTTACATCCTTGCATACATGtgtatttttttcagaattttttgaaaccaAAATTTATGAATTTTGAATTTTCAAAATAAAAGGCTCCATGGAGCTCGTCCTCCAAAATGCCCTTCTCGAATAGAACTTGCTTATAAAGGAAAATAGTAGGAGTATTTGCTTCTAAGGATGATCACAATTTGGTTCCATATACAACACAAATATGTTAAATGGTTATGTTGTGCGAATAATGCCACTGCGATCCACCACAAATAGCACGGCACACGCACGGGGGACACGCCAGCGAGACCATATAATTAAGCATGCCCCCTGGGTTTGATGCATCCTTAACATGCGCACCGCCGTGTAGACAGATGCTTCCAAGGAGGAACAACTGGTAGATCGGAGGCCAGCCGCGAGCAATGATGATGGCCTCGATGAGGAACAACACGGGCTTGCTGATAACCTCAGCACCAATGTCCTGCTTGTAGGCAATTAATGCATGTGGTGCTAAATCATCTCCTGGAAGTGAAAAAATAAGATAAATACCTTTGAAGCTTGTATTTAGGTTGCAGTGAGAAAGCAAATGTAACCATGTGTGCAGAATATAAATTTATGGTTATGAACAAGTAATGAAGCATATAAAATTGTGATGGAAGCATACTAGAAGGTAAGTTGAAGCGATTATGGAGTAGTAACGA
This sequence is a window from Aegilops tauschii subsp. strangulata cultivar AL8/78 chromosome 7, Aet v6.0, whole genome shotgun sequence. Protein-coding genes within it:
- the LOC109773508 gene encoding uncharacterized protein, whose protein sequence is MFEDFLEDADEWYHPDAPELASPRAVDALRARFRRSCPALDDARCGHLRPGDQLCLACDMHGGEIKYYDAVLEAVEKAPHRTVDREERCACRFTVRWTEGPRRGCWDKVGVEVVCCVQESPIQDPVLTEFLDDVAKRFGDDQGKATVASQPAPSGEGESAPVSSLTYSSSSLSYSF